In one window of Sciurus carolinensis chromosome X, mSciCar1.2, whole genome shotgun sequence DNA:
- the LOC124971457 gene encoding uncharacterized protein LOC124971457 codes for MVRPELASPSRNRWPPVTPRRFPRAPPVTSPPLPRVSSHGLGKHRRVPDPRSRGREGPRRCAARTAVSTPPLRGAEKGRAGRDPLPGRPAEKSCCPFPTRTAAAAANPGPRSSPRRPCPLTHARPADSAFPHAATLASGGRLFSVVLTLSFQAPRCVPRAEASRRRTGERTVGPAPEKERARPISSVSEWRVDSLRVAYFSFSSRGPAFGSGEIGLKLPVGIIKQRGVIGLESVFNR; via the exons ATGGTCAG ACCAGAACTAGCCAGCCCGTCCCGGAACAGGTGGCCTCCTGTGACCCCTCGCCGGTTCCCACGAGCCCCGCCTGTGACGTCACCTCCGCTGCCCAGAGTCTCTTCCCACGGCCTCGGCAAGCATCGCCGCGTCCCGGACCCACGCTCCAGAGGTCGCGAGGGCCCGCGGCGGTGCGCTGCCCGGACGGCGGTGTCGACGCCGCCGCTCCGCGGGGCCGAGAAGGGACGCGCGGGTCGCGACCCCCTACCTGGCCGCCCCGCGGAGAAATCCTGCTGCCCCTTCCCGACTCGCACTGCAGCAGCCGCAGCGAACCCAGGTCCCCGTTCTTCTCCCAGGCGTCCCTGCCCTCTGACGCACGCCAGGCCCGCAGACTCCGCCTTCCCACACGCGGCCACTCTAGCCTCCGGAGGGCGGCTCTTCTCGGTGGTCTTAACCCTTTCCTTCCAAGCGCCGCGCTGCGTTCCCAGGGCTGAGGCGAGCAGGCGGCGCACCGGCGAGCGGACGGTGGGACCCGCTCCGGAGAAAGAACGCGC ACGCCCCATCTCGTCCGTATCAGAATGGCGGGTGGACAGTCTGCGTGTGGcgtatttctctttctctagcCGGGGCCCGGCGTTTGGAAGCGGAGAAATAGGACTGAAACTTCCTGTGGGCATCATTAAGCAGCGGGGTGTGATCGGGCTCGAATCAGTGTTCAACAG GTGA